From the genome of Corallococcus macrosporus DSM 14697:
GGCCCGCCATCTGCCGCGAGTACCAGGCGGACGAGGTCTGCACCCTCATCGAGGCGCCCACGCTGGAGGAGCGCGTGGAGAAGTACCTGGGCCTCTTCGGGCTCCAGGAGGAGGCCCGGGCGCTGAGGGAGCAGGGCTGCGCGTCCATGCGCATGGCCCGCCGCCTGGCCGCCCTGCCGCGTCCCGACGGCGCCAAGGACTAGGCACCGCGCGGCAAGAGCGCTTGTCGTCCCCCCGCACGGGCGTTATCCCCGGGCCGTGCGATTCCAGCCCACCCAGCCCTTCGTGCCCGCGCCCGGTCTGGCGAACGAGCATGCGCAGACCATCTATGCCTCGCTCGTGCGCCCCACCCGCACGCCCCCGCTGCGGCGCGAGCGCCTGGAGCTGCCGGACGGGGACTTCGTCGACCTGGACACCTTCGACGGCGAGCCCGGCGCGCCGCACGTCGTGGCGCTGCATGGCCTGGAGGGCTCGTCCCGCGCCGGCTACGTCACCGCCATCCTCCGGGGCGCGAAGACGCGCGGCTGGGGCGCCACCGCGCTCAACTTCCGCTCGTGCAGCGGCGAGCCCAACCGGCTGGCGCGCTCGTACCACTCAGGCGACATCGACGACGCGCTCCGGGTGCTGAACGAGACGCGCGCCCGCGTCAGCGGCCCGCTCTTCGCGGTGGGCTTCTCGCTGGGCGCCAACGTGCTGTGCCGCCTGCTGGAGACGCTGGGAGACGACGCCCCCGTGACGGCCGCCGCGTCCGTGAGCGCGCCGTATGACTTGAGCGCCTGCT
Proteins encoded in this window:
- a CDS encoding YkgJ family cysteine cluster protein; protein product: MSDTPVQARPVECTQCGACCVAPDIAALDKPLGLRCPNLLENNLCAVYEQRPAICREYQADEVCTLIEAPTLEERVEKYLGLFGLQEEARALREQGCASMRMARRLAALPRPDGAKD
- a CDS encoding hydrolase, translated to MRFQPTQPFVPAPGLANEHAQTIYASLVRPTRTPPLRRERLELPDGDFVDLDTFDGEPGAPHVVALHGLEGSSRAGYVTAILRGAKTRGWGATALNFRSCSGEPNRLARSYHSGDIDDALRVLNETRARVSGPLFAVGFSLGANVLCRLLETLGDDAPVTAAASVSAPYDLSACCRKLDAGGPFHRLYRERFLRTLKQKARAKLRHFPGAFDGRAMEAARTIRAFDDAVTSQLHGFRDAAHYYAESSAGPRLHAIRRPTLLVSAADDPMLETPVIPPAAADNPHLSVMLTERGGHVGFVGGQVHQPWFWAEAQVLAFFDAVLSPPRAA